From Butyricimonas paravirosa, one genomic window encodes:
- a CDS encoding RNA polymerase sigma-70 factor, whose amino-acid sequence MDSDDILMGLKRRDETALSVLFDTYYEKLYLFAEKYIYDSDKAHDIVQDVFLKIWENAERLELTSSIQHYLFASVRNGCLNYLKSLQIEDRNNRKYMEAYIESQNVDMVDDEELLARIRQVLDELPEKCREVCLLRFVEGCKYAEIAARLDMNENTVKAQLHRGMERLKQAFATYDYVLVLCALGRIFIDR is encoded by the coding sequence ATGGATAGTGATGATATACTTATGGGGTTGAAACGTCGGGATGAAACAGCTTTGTCTGTTCTTTTCGATACATATTACGAGAAGTTGTATCTTTTCGCGGAAAAGTATATCTATGATTCTGATAAAGCGCATGACATCGTGCAGGATGTTTTTCTGAAAATATGGGAGAATGCCGAACGTTTGGAGTTAACATCTTCCATTCAACATTATCTTTTTGCATCCGTTCGTAATGGTTGTTTGAATTACCTGAAAAGTCTGCAAATCGAAGATCGTAATAATCGTAAGTACATGGAGGCCTATATCGAGTCGCAGAACGTGGATATGGTAGATGATGAAGAACTCCTTGCCCGTATTCGGCAAGTGCTTGACGAGTTGCCGGAAAAGTGTCGGGAAGTGTGTCTTTTACGTTTCGTGGAAGGCTGTAAGTACGCTGAGATTGCAGCTCGACTTGATATGAATGAGAACACCGTGAAAGCACAGTTGCACCGGGGTATGGAGCGCTTGAAACAAGCGTTTGCCACGTATGACTACGTGCTTGTTCTTTGCGCTCTTGGTAGAATTTTTATAGATCGGTGA